From the genome of Globicephala melas chromosome 14, mGloMel1.2, whole genome shotgun sequence, one region includes:
- the GPR31 gene encoding 12-(S)-hydroxy-5,8,10,14-eicosatetraenoic acid receptor, translating to MLPPNCSVAHSYAAEVSTALLLLLECSLGTLGNAVALWTFFFRLKVWKPYAVYLFNLVLADLLLAACLPFHAAFYLRQKTWGLGRASCQGMLFLRSLCRGAGVAFLTAVALDRYLRVVHSRLKVNLLSVRAAWGISVLVWLVTAALTHQSVFLSEAECPSSEPRTESSFSLVWQEALSFLQFTLAFGLILFCSAGVIRTLQKRLRDPHKQPKLQRAQALVATVGVLFTLCFLPSFLARILLAIFRGALSCGVLSSMVHAADVTGSLTYLQGVLNPVVYCFSNPAFRRSYRKLFYTLTLRARKQEAEAPGCELRDSYS from the coding sequence ATGCTGCCACCCAACTGCTCGGTGGCGCACAGCTACGCGGCGGAGGTGAGCACggccttgctgctgctgctggagtGTAGCCTGGGCACGCTGGGCAACGCCGTGGCGCTCTGGACCTTCTTCTTCCGTCTGAAGGTGTGGAAGCCCTACGCCGTCTACTTGTTCAACCTGGTCCTAGCAGACCTCCTGCTGGCTGCCTGCCTGCCCTTTCACGCCGCCTTCTACCTGCGGCAGAAGACCTGGGGCTTGGGACGTGCGTCTTGCCAAGGGATGCTCTTCCTGCGGTCCCTGTGCCGTGGGGCGGGTGTCGCCTTCCTCACCGCCGTGGCCCTGGACCGCTACCTCCGGGTGGTCCACTCGCGGCTCAAAGTCAACCTTCTGTCCGTGCGGGCGGCCTGGGGGATCTCGGTCCTGGTCTGGCTCGTGACGGCAGCCCTCACTCACCAAAGCGTGTTCCTCTCTGAGGCCGAGTGCCCCAGTTCTGAGCCCAGGACGGAGTCCTCCTTCAGCCTCGTCTGGCAggaagccctctccttcctccagtttACCCTCGCCTTCGGCCTCATCCTGTTCTGCAGCGCCGGCGTCATCAGGACTCTCCAGAAGCGGCTCCGGGACCCACACAAGCAGCCCAagctgcagagggcccaggcgcTGGTGGCCACGGTCGGGGTGCTGTTCACGCTGTGCTTTCTGCCCAGCTTCCTGGCCCGCATCCTGCTGGCCATCTTCCGAGGGGCGCTCAGCTGCGGGGTCCTGAGCTCCATGGTCCACGCCGCCGACGTGACCGGCAGCCTCACCTACCTGCAGGGCGTGCTGAACCCCGTGGTGTACTGCTTCTCGAACCCCGCCTTCAGACGCTCCTACCGCAAGCTCTTCTACACCCTCACCCTCAGGGCCCGAAAGCAGGAAGCAGAGGCTCCCGGCTGTGAGCTCAGAGATTCTTACTCCTGA